One window of Arvicola amphibius chromosome 6, mArvAmp1.2, whole genome shotgun sequence genomic DNA carries:
- the Grhl3 gene encoding grainyhead-like protein 3 homolog isoform X2, with protein sequence MMRVNGDDESVAALSFLYDYYMGPKDKRILSSSTGGRNDQGKKFYHSMDYEPDLAPLESPTHLMKFLTENVSGSPDYTDHLKKNSLIGVEGAVQTSGKTATLPPGPSKLEASSMDSYLLPTSEIYDNGSLSSLFESIHGVPPTQRWQPDSTFKDDPQESLLFPDILKTSPEPPCPEDYPSLKSDFEYTLGSPKAIHIKAGESPMAYLNKGQFYPVTLRTPAGGKGLALSSSKVKSVVMVVFDNDKVPVEQLRFWRHWHSRQPTAKQRVIDVADCKENFNTVQHIEEVAYNALSFVWNVNEEAKVFIGVNCLSTDFSSQKGVKGVPLNLQIDTYDCGTGTERLVHRAVCQIKIFCDKGAERKMRDDERKQFRRKVKCPDSSNHAGIKGCLLSGFRGNETTYLRPEADLETQPVLFIPNLHFSSLQRPGGVVPSAGHSSSDRLPLKRTCSPFAEEFEPLPSKQAKEDDLQRVLLYVRRETEEVFDALMLKTPDLKGLRNAISEKYGLPEENICKVYKKCKRGILVNMDNNIIQHYSNHVAFLLDMGELDGKIQIILKEL encoded by the exons ATGATGAGAGTTAATGGGGACGACGAGAGCGTTGCAGCCCTGAGCTTCCTCTATGACTACTACATG gGTCCCAAGGACAAGCGGATACTGTCCTCCAGCACCGGTGGCCGGAATGACCAAGGAAAGAA GTTCTACCACAGCATGGACTATGAGCCAGATCTTGCCCCCCTCGAGAGCCCCACGCACCTCATGAAATTTTTGACAGAGAACGTGTCCGGAAGTCCAGATTACACGGACCACCTCAAGAAGAACAGCCTAATAGGCGTGGAGGGGGCTGTACAGACCTCTGGCAAGACCGCTACCCTCCCCCCAGGCCCAAGCAAACTGGAAGCCAGCTCCATGGACAGTTACCTCTTACCCACCAGTGAGATATATGACAACGGCTCCCTCAGCTCACTGTTCGAGAGCATTCATGGGGTTCCGCCCACACAGCGCTGGCAGCCAGACAGCACCTTCAAAGATGACCCACAGGAG TCGCTGCTCTTCCCCGATATCCTGAAAACATCCCCGGAACCCCCATGTCCAGAGGATTATCCTAGCCTCAAGAG TGACTTTGAGTACACCCTGGGTTCCCCCAAAGCCATTCACATCAAAGCGGGCGAGTCTCCCATGGCCTACCTCAACAAGGGTCAGTTCTACCCCGTCACCCTGCGCACCCCAGCGGGAGGTAAAGGCCTCGCTCTGTCCTCCAGCAAAGTCAAG AGCGTGGTGATGGTCGTGTTCGATAACGACAAGGTCCCGGTAGAGCAGTTGCGCTTCTGGAGGCACTGGCATTCCCGGCAGCCCACCGCCAAGCAGCGAGTCATCGATGTGG CCGACTGTAAAGAGAACTTCAACACAGTTCAGCACATCGAGGAGGTGGCCTACAACGCGCTGTCCTTCGTATGGAATGTCAACGAGGAGGCCAAG GTGTTCATTGGGGTCAACTGTCTGAGCACAGACTTCTCCTCACAAAAGGGGGTGAAGGGTGTCCCCCTGAACTTGCAAATTGATACCTATGACTGTGGAACAGGCACCGAGCGCCTGGTACACAGAGCTGTCTGCCAGATCAAGATCTTCTGTGATAAG GGGGCAGAGAGGAAAATGCGGGACGATGAACGGAAGCAGTTCCGAAGGAAGGTCAAGTGCCCGGACTCTAGTAACCACG caggcATCAAAGGTTGCCTGCTGTCAGGCTTCAGGGGCAATGAGACCACATACCTTCGGCCAGAAGCTGACCTAGAGACCCAGCCTGTGCTGTTTATTCCCAACCTGCACTTCTCCAGCCTACAGCGCCCAGGAGGG gTTGTCCCCTCAGCAGGACACAGCAGCTCTGACAG GCTGCCTCTGAAGCGTACCTGTTCACCCTTCGCTGAGGAGTTTGAGCCTCTTCCCTCCAAACAGGCCAAGGAAGATGACCTTCAGAGAG TTCTGTTGTATGTGCGGAGGGAGACGGAGGAGGTGTTCGATGCACTCATGTTGAAGACCCCAGACCTGAAGGGGCTAAGGAATGCG ATCTCTGAGAAGTATGGTCTCCCGGAGGAGAATATTTGCAAAGTCTACAAGAAATGCAAGCGAGG aATCCTGGTCAACATGGACAACAACATCATCCAGCATTACAGCAACCACGTGGCCTTCCTGCTGGATATGGGAGAGCTGGACGGCAAGATCCAAATCATCCTGAAGGAGCTGTGA
- the Grhl3 gene encoding grainyhead-like protein 3 homolog isoform X1, with product MMRVNGDDESVAALSFLYDYYMGPKDKRILSSSTGGRNDQGKKFYHSMDYEPDLAPLESPTHLMKFLTENVSGSPDYTDHLKKNSLIGVEGAVQTSGKTATLPPGPSKLEASSMDSYLLPTSEIYDNGSLSSLFESIHGVPPTQRWQPDSTFKDDPQESLLFPDILKTSPEPPCPEDYPSLKSDFEYTLGSPKAIHIKAGESPMAYLNKGQFYPVTLRTPAGGKGLALSSSKVKSVVMVVFDNDKVPVEQLRFWRHWHSRQPTAKQRVIDVADCKENFNTVQHIEEVAYNALSFVWNVNEEAKVFIGVNCLSTDFSSQKGVKGVPLNLQIDTYDCGTGTERLVHRAVCQIKIFCDKGAERKMRDDERKQFRRKVKCPDSSNHGIKGCLLSGFRGNETTYLRPEADLETQPVLFIPNLHFSSLQRPGGVVPSAGHSSSDRLPLKRTCSPFAEEFEPLPSKQAKEDDLQRVLLYVRRETEEVFDALMLKTPDLKGLRNAISEKYGLPEENICKVYKKCKRGILVNMDNNIIQHYSNHVAFLLDMGELDGKIQIILKEL from the exons ATGATGAGAGTTAATGGGGACGACGAGAGCGTTGCAGCCCTGAGCTTCCTCTATGACTACTACATG gGTCCCAAGGACAAGCGGATACTGTCCTCCAGCACCGGTGGCCGGAATGACCAAGGAAAGAA GTTCTACCACAGCATGGACTATGAGCCAGATCTTGCCCCCCTCGAGAGCCCCACGCACCTCATGAAATTTTTGACAGAGAACGTGTCCGGAAGTCCAGATTACACGGACCACCTCAAGAAGAACAGCCTAATAGGCGTGGAGGGGGCTGTACAGACCTCTGGCAAGACCGCTACCCTCCCCCCAGGCCCAAGCAAACTGGAAGCCAGCTCCATGGACAGTTACCTCTTACCCACCAGTGAGATATATGACAACGGCTCCCTCAGCTCACTGTTCGAGAGCATTCATGGGGTTCCGCCCACACAGCGCTGGCAGCCAGACAGCACCTTCAAAGATGACCCACAGGAG TCGCTGCTCTTCCCCGATATCCTGAAAACATCCCCGGAACCCCCATGTCCAGAGGATTATCCTAGCCTCAAGAG TGACTTTGAGTACACCCTGGGTTCCCCCAAAGCCATTCACATCAAAGCGGGCGAGTCTCCCATGGCCTACCTCAACAAGGGTCAGTTCTACCCCGTCACCCTGCGCACCCCAGCGGGAGGTAAAGGCCTCGCTCTGTCCTCCAGCAAAGTCAAG AGCGTGGTGATGGTCGTGTTCGATAACGACAAGGTCCCGGTAGAGCAGTTGCGCTTCTGGAGGCACTGGCATTCCCGGCAGCCCACCGCCAAGCAGCGAGTCATCGATGTGG CCGACTGTAAAGAGAACTTCAACACAGTTCAGCACATCGAGGAGGTGGCCTACAACGCGCTGTCCTTCGTATGGAATGTCAACGAGGAGGCCAAG GTGTTCATTGGGGTCAACTGTCTGAGCACAGACTTCTCCTCACAAAAGGGGGTGAAGGGTGTCCCCCTGAACTTGCAAATTGATACCTATGACTGTGGAACAGGCACCGAGCGCCTGGTACACAGAGCTGTCTGCCAGATCAAGATCTTCTGTGATAAG GGGGCAGAGAGGAAAATGCGGGACGATGAACGGAAGCAGTTCCGAAGGAAGGTCAAGTGCCCGGACTCTAGTAACCACG gcATCAAAGGTTGCCTGCTGTCAGGCTTCAGGGGCAATGAGACCACATACCTTCGGCCAGAAGCTGACCTAGAGACCCAGCCTGTGCTGTTTATTCCCAACCTGCACTTCTCCAGCCTACAGCGCCCAGGAGGG gTTGTCCCCTCAGCAGGACACAGCAGCTCTGACAG GCTGCCTCTGAAGCGTACCTGTTCACCCTTCGCTGAGGAGTTTGAGCCTCTTCCCTCCAAACAGGCCAAGGAAGATGACCTTCAGAGAG TTCTGTTGTATGTGCGGAGGGAGACGGAGGAGGTGTTCGATGCACTCATGTTGAAGACCCCAGACCTGAAGGGGCTAAGGAATGCG ATCTCTGAGAAGTATGGTCTCCCGGAGGAGAATATTTGCAAAGTCTACAAGAAATGCAAGCGAGG aATCCTGGTCAACATGGACAACAACATCATCCAGCATTACAGCAACCACGTGGCCTTCCTGCTGGATATGGGAGAGCTGGACGGCAAGATCCAAATCATCCTGAAGGAGCTGTGA